A DNA window from bacterium contains the following coding sequences:
- a CDS encoding sugar phosphate nucleotidyltransferase translates to MDHAVVMAGGSGTRFWPESRARRSKQFLDLTGGGPMIRETLLRLFPVVPPERVWVVAGVKDAPHLSLRGLGIPKRNILLEPEGKNTAPAMAYAAAAIARKDPDAVVLATPADHAIGHVRAFQAVLRKGLRLARETGRFVTLGVPPTRPSTGYGYIERGKPFPGKVRGAFEVARFAEKPDLPTAKRFLRSGRFDWNSGLFLFSVETFADRLAKFLPEVDREICRAFRGDRAGFRNRLARAYRRMPSISVDYGILEKETGILVLPANVGWSDLGTWSSLHEFLARTGENVAFGDVILSDCRNVLVRTDSGVAAVLGMEDVVVVRSGDAVLVCPRARSEEVKGVLEEVRRRFPALA, encoded by the coding sequence ATGGATCACGCGGTGGTGATGGCGGGCGGATCGGGAACGCGGTTCTGGCCGGAGAGCCGGGCGCGGCGGTCGAAGCAGTTTCTTGACCTCACCGGAGGGGGACCGATGATCCGGGAGACCCTGCTGCGTCTCTTCCCCGTCGTGCCCCCGGAGCGCGTCTGGGTCGTCGCCGGCGTCAAGGACGCACCGCACCTTTCCCTCCGCGGTCTCGGCATCCCGAAACGGAACATCCTCCTGGAGCCGGAAGGGAAAAATACCGCCCCGGCGATGGCGTACGCGGCGGCGGCCATCGCACGGAAGGACCCCGACGCCGTCGTCCTGGCCACCCCGGCCGACCACGCCATCGGCCACGTCCGTGCGTTCCAGGCCGTGCTCCGGAAGGGGCTCCGCCTGGCGCGGGAGACGGGACGGTTCGTGACCCTCGGCGTTCCGCCGACCCGTCCCTCCACGGGGTACGGGTACATCGAGCGGGGGAAGCCGTTTCCCGGAAAGGTCCGGGGCGCCTTCGAGGTCGCCCGGTTCGCCGAAAAACCGGACCTTCCCACGGCGAAACGGTTCCTCCGATCGGGCCGGTTCGACTGGAACAGCGGGCTGTTCCTTTTCAGCGTCGAGACGTTCGCCGACAGGCTGGCGAAATTCCTCCCCGAGGTCGATCGCGAGATCTGCCGGGCCTTCCGGGGAGACCGCGCCGGTTTCCGGAATCGGCTCGCGCGGGCGTACCGCCGGATGCCGTCGATATCGGTCGACTACGGCATCCTGGAGAAGGAGACGGGGATCCTCGTCCTCCCCGCGAACGTCGGGTGGAGCGACCTCGGGACGTGGAGCTCGCTCCACGAGTTCCTCGCGAGGACGGGGGAAAACGTCGCGTTCGGCGACGTCATCCTCTCCGATTGCCGGAACGTTCTTGTTCGGACGGACAGCGGCGTGGCGGCGGTCCTGGGGATGGAAGACGTGGTGGTGGTGCGAAGCGGGGATGCCGTCCTGGTCTGTCCGCGCGCCCGCTCGGAGGAAGTGAAGGGAGTGCTGGAGGAGGTCCGGCGGCGGTTCCCCGCGCTTGCCTGA
- a CDS encoding nucleoside phosphorylase → MAEDTRMPLLEHESPDTPVFTAANLLETARIRKGLPKVTVPAGCLLDFDGELVQHLADTGRATEDPAWPCFHTRLFRWRAGNAEYGVIGGTVGAPFAVLVAEELFALGCRALVSISSAGLVAERFAPPFFLLIDRALRDEGTSCHYLPPGRYADPDPSLIAAVRRRTDGLSVPVHTGPSWTTDAPFRETESLIVSRRLEGIVSVEMEAAALLALGKVLDKPVVCLAHVTNTMATREEDFEKGGDAGLSDSLSVCAAALEAALARNAGR, encoded by the coding sequence GTGGCTGAAGACACCCGAATGCCTCTTCTGGAACACGAGTCCCCGGATACGCCTGTCTTCACGGCGGCAAACCTGCTGGAGACGGCCCGGATCCGGAAAGGGTTGCCCAAGGTTACCGTTCCGGCCGGATGCCTCCTGGATTTTGACGGGGAACTTGTCCAACACCTTGCTGACACGGGAAGAGCCACTGAGGATCCCGCCTGGCCCTGTTTCCATACGCGCCTCTTCCGGTGGCGGGCGGGAAATGCCGAATACGGTGTGATCGGCGGCACGGTCGGAGCCCCGTTTGCCGTCCTGGTCGCGGAGGAACTGTTCGCGCTGGGATGCCGCGCCCTTGTGAGCATCTCCTCGGCGGGGCTTGTGGCCGAACGGTTTGCCCCGCCCTTCTTCCTCCTGATCGACAGGGCCTTGCGCGACGAGGGGACGAGCTGCCATTACCTGCCTCCCGGCCGGTATGCCGATCCCGATCCCTCGCTGATCGCCGCGGTCCGGAGGCGTACGGACGGGTTGTCCGTCCCGGTCCATACCGGCCCGTCGTGGACGACGGATGCTCCCTTCCGGGAGACGGAGAGTCTCATCGTTTCGCGCCGCCTGGAGGGCATCGTTTCCGTGGAGATGGAAGCGGCAGCGCTTTTGGCCCTCGGAAAGGTCCTCGACAAGCCGGTCGTATGCCTTGCCCACGTGACCAATACGATGGCAACCCGGGAGGAGGACTTCGAGAAAGGCGGAGACGCGGGACTTTCCGATTCCCTTTCCGTGTGCGCCGCAGCCCTTGAAGCCGCCCTCGCGAGGAATGCAGGGAGATAA
- a CDS encoding cysteine desulfurase family protein — protein MSRRIYLDFNASTPICPEAVEAMGPFLSDHYGNPSSLHWAGMPAKDAVEKARGQVAGLLGCDPTEVVFTSGGSESNNHAIKGAFFANRDRGDHIITTAVEHPATLNPCRFLEKLGARVTVLPVDRYGMVDPDDIRRTITSRTILITVMHANNEVGTIEPIPEIAAIAREAGIPFHTDAAQTVGKIPADVEELGMDLLSVAGHKVYAPKGIGALYIREGTKIEPFVHGAGHEAGRRAGTENVLLAVALGAACDTARKWVGMPQIKVLRDRFRDGLRGMFGEKVTLNGHPTARLPNTLNVNFAGRVGADILAILPGIAASTGSACHAGSVTLSPVLAAMGVPPGEGMGAVRFSLGRATTWEELEEVLGMMKACV, from the coding sequence ATGAGCCGCCGGATCTACCTCGATTTCAACGCGAGCACGCCGATCTGCCCGGAGGCGGTGGAGGCGATGGGACCGTTTCTCTCCGATCATTACGGGAATCCGTCCAGTCTCCACTGGGCGGGGATGCCGGCGAAGGACGCCGTGGAGAAGGCCCGGGGCCAGGTGGCGGGGCTCCTGGGTTGCGATCCGACCGAGGTCGTCTTCACCAGCGGCGGGAGCGAATCGAACAACCATGCCATCAAGGGGGCCTTCTTCGCCAATCGGGACCGGGGGGACCATATCATCACCACCGCAGTGGAGCATCCGGCGACGCTCAACCCTTGCCGCTTCCTGGAGAAACTTGGCGCGAGGGTGACGGTCCTGCCGGTGGACCGGTACGGGATGGTCGACCCGGACGACATCCGGCGGACGATCACCTCCCGGACAATCCTCATCACCGTCATGCACGCGAACAATGAGGTGGGAACGATCGAGCCGATCCCCGAGATCGCCGCCATCGCTCGTGAGGCCGGCATCCCGTTCCACACGGACGCGGCGCAGACCGTGGGGAAGATCCCGGCCGATGTCGAGGAATTGGGCATGGACCTCCTCTCGGTGGCGGGGCACAAGGTTTATGCGCCGAAGGGGATCGGGGCGCTCTACATACGGGAAGGGACGAAGATCGAGCCGTTCGTCCACGGTGCGGGACACGAGGCGGGACGGCGTGCGGGGACGGAGAATGTCCTTTTGGCCGTCGCCTTGGGTGCGGCGTGCGATACCGCGCGAAAATGGGTCGGCATGCCGCAGATCAAGGTCTTGCGCGACAGATTCCGGGATGGGCTCAGAGGGATGTTCGGGGAGAAGGTGACGCTCAATGGTCATCCGACGGCGCGATTACCGAATACGCTCAACGTAAATTTTGCAGGTCGCGTCGGCGCCGACATTCTCGCGATCCTTCCCGGGATTGCCGCCTCGACCGGTTCGGCCTGCCACGCCGGTTCGGTAACCCTTTCCCCGGTGCTGGCCGCCATGGGGGTGCCGCCGGGAGAAGGAATGGGCGCGGTACGATTCAGCCTGGGGCGGGCGACGACATGGGAGGAGTTGGAGGAAGTTCTGGGGATGATGAAAGCCTGCGTATAA
- a CDS encoding DUF502 domain-containing protein: MSGNIKKSFLTGVFVLVPLVVSVALLLWFFEKVDGLFSPVLDGVVRALFPGTDHVPGTGVLAGLVIILLLGTLARNVVGKRLLDALDRLIQRIPGYRTVYSTIKQLTNAFSPESTKSFKEVLLVEYPKEGSYALGFRTMTVEEGDRRLVVVYVPTNNLYLGEVLFLPEEKAVRLDMSIEQAVRVLVSGGIAAPRELRRVHGGGVQGGAAQGGA; the protein is encoded by the coding sequence GTGTCCGGCAACATCAAAAAGAGTTTCCTCACCGGGGTCTTCGTCCTCGTTCCCCTCGTGGTGTCGGTGGCGCTCCTCCTCTGGTTCTTCGAGAAGGTGGACGGGCTCTTTTCGCCGGTGCTCGACGGGGTCGTCCGGGCGCTGTTCCCGGGCACGGATCACGTGCCGGGCACGGGAGTGCTGGCCGGGCTCGTCATCATCCTGCTGCTCGGGACCCTCGCCCGGAACGTGGTGGGGAAGCGGCTCCTCGACGCCCTCGACCGGCTGATCCAGCGCATTCCCGGCTATCGCACCGTCTACTCGACCATCAAGCAGCTCACGAACGCCTTCTCTCCGGAGAGCACGAAATCGTTCAAGGAGGTCCTCCTGGTGGAGTACCCGAAGGAGGGGTCGTACGCCCTCGGCTTCCGGACGATGACGGTGGAGGAGGGGGACCGCCGGCTGGTGGTCGTGTACGTTCCGACGAACAATCTTTACCTGGGCGAAGTGCTCTTCCTCCCCGAGGAGAAAGCGGTCCGCCTCGACATGTCGATCGAACAGGCGGTCCGCGTGCTCGTGTCGGGGGGGATCGCCGCTCCGCGGGAGCTGCGGAGGGTGCACGGCGGGGGCGTGCAGGGAGGGGCTGCGCAGGGCGGGGCCTGA
- a CDS encoding 2-isopropylmalate synthase yields the protein MADKVFIFDTTLRDGEQVPGAKLARDQKVEIARQLAVLNVDIIEAGFPASSPGDFESVQAVAKTVKGPVITGLARAVKKDIDTLWDAVKVAKRPRIHTFLGTSDIHIQKKFRADREKILQWCVDTVKYARTLCRDIEFSTEDASRTDFEYLCRTVEAIVKAGATTINIPDTVGYATPMEMADRVRRLKEKVPALDHAILSMHCHDDLGMSTANTLAGILAGARQAEVTVNGIGERAGNASLEEVVMALRTRKDVFGGLTTGIDAKEISRTSRMVSKLMGLPIQRNKAIVGTNAFAHSSGIHQDGIIKDRSTYEIIRPEDVGVTAHTFALTARSGRAALKHHISGMGHHLTDAQLAEIYEKFLVLADKKKEVMVEDLEILVQDEMFKVPETYKLINLQILSGSKATPMAALKVQRNNEVIEEAATGNGPIDAAYKCIERIVGSNFKLIDFGLNAITSGQDAIGEARVRIRSNGTIFSGGASSTDIIEAAIKAYLSAINRWVAAEEKTKAGKKGGAKKTAIAPIPVP from the coding sequence ATGGCGGACAAGGTTTTCATCTTCGACACGACGTTGCGGGACGGGGAGCAGGTTCCGGGAGCGAAGCTCGCCAGGGACCAGAAGGTCGAGATCGCCCGGCAGCTCGCGGTGCTGAACGTGGACATCATCGAGGCGGGGTTCCCGGCCTCTTCTCCCGGCGACTTCGAGTCGGTCCAGGCGGTCGCGAAAACCGTCAAGGGACCGGTCATCACCGGCCTCGCGCGGGCCGTGAAAAAGGACATCGACACGCTGTGGGACGCGGTGAAGGTGGCGAAACGGCCCCGGATCCACACGTTCCTCGGCACCTCCGACATCCACATCCAGAAGAAGTTCCGGGCCGACCGGGAGAAGATCCTGCAATGGTGCGTGGACACGGTGAAATACGCCCGCACCCTCTGCCGGGACATCGAGTTCTCCACCGAGGACGCCTCGCGGACCGACTTCGAGTACCTCTGCCGGACCGTCGAGGCGATCGTGAAAGCCGGCGCCACGACGATCAACATCCCCGATACGGTGGGGTACGCCACGCCGATGGAGATGGCGGACCGGGTGCGGCGGCTGAAGGAGAAGGTCCCGGCGCTCGACCATGCCATCCTCTCGATGCATTGCCACGACGATCTCGGGATGTCCACGGCGAACACGCTCGCGGGGATCCTCGCAGGCGCCCGGCAGGCCGAGGTGACGGTGAACGGGATCGGCGAGCGCGCGGGGAACGCGTCGCTGGAAGAGGTCGTCATGGCGCTCCGGACCCGCAAGGACGTCTTCGGGGGCCTGACCACCGGCATCGACGCGAAGGAGATCTCCAGGACGAGCCGGATGGTGTCCAAGCTGATGGGGCTGCCGATCCAGCGGAACAAGGCGATCGTGGGGACGAACGCCTTCGCCCATTCCTCCGGGATCCATCAGGACGGGATCATCAAGGACCGCTCCACGTACGAGATCATCCGGCCCGAGGACGTGGGAGTGACGGCGCACACGTTCGCCCTGACCGCCCGCTCGGGTCGCGCGGCGCTCAAGCACCACATCTCCGGGATGGGGCACCACCTGACCGACGCGCAGCTGGCGGAGATCTACGAGAAGTTCCTTGTCCTGGCCGACAAGAAGAAGGAGGTCATGGTCGAGGACCTCGAGATCCTCGTGCAGGACGAGATGTTCAAGGTCCCGGAAACGTACAAGCTGATCAACCTCCAGATCCTGTCCGGGTCGAAGGCGACGCCGATGGCGGCGCTGAAGGTGCAGCGGAACAACGAGGTGATCGAGGAGGCGGCGACCGGGAACGGTCCGATCGACGCGGCGTACAAGTGCATCGAGCGGATCGTCGGGTCGAACTTCAAGCTGATCGATTTCGGGCTGAACGCGATCACGTCGGGGCAGGATGCGATCGGCGAGGCGCGGGTCCGGATCCGCTCCAACGGGACGATCTTCTCCGGCGGCGCGAGCTCCACCGACATCATCGAGGCGGCGATCAAGGCGTATCTCTCCGCGATCAACCGGTGGGTCGCCGCGGAAGAGAAGACGAAGGCCGGGAAGAAGGGCGGAGCCAAGAAGACGGCGATCGCCCCGATCCCGGTGCCTTAG
- a CDS encoding cupin domain-containing protein encodes MNYFWNPENIAPKVLAPGVTLKIASGERMMFSLVTLEPNAVVPTHTHLHEQMGMLVSGTMEFTIEGETRLLSGNGMYFVPGGVPHAAKAGPGGALALDAFSPPREEYR; translated from the coding sequence ATGAATTATTTCTGGAATCCCGAGAACATCGCGCCGAAGGTGCTGGCGCCGGGGGTGACGTTGAAGATCGCCTCGGGGGAGCGGATGATGTTCTCCCTCGTCACCCTCGAGCCGAACGCGGTCGTCCCGACCCACACCCATCTGCACGAGCAGATGGGGATGCTGGTTTCGGGGACGATGGAGTTCACGATCGAAGGCGAAACCCGGCTGCTGTCGGGGAACGGGATGTACTTCGTCCCCGGGGGCGTCCCGCACGCGGCGAAGGCGGGTCCCGGGGGAGCGCTGGCGCTGGACGCCTTCTCGCCCCCCCGGGAGGAGTACCGCTAA
- the larA gene encoding nickel-dependent lactate racemase: MKESRIVLRYGKESLPLPAGFFPRVDLLMAKPQPLPPSEDGHIGRRMARPAGSLPLSRLVNRGDRVAVAISDVTRYSATEIILPFLLRETDAAGVPRDRVTLFVARGTHRSMTETEVREAVGPEIDSGIRVEQSDPDGDLADLGTTARGTKVLVSRRLMEHDRIVLTGTISFHYFAGFGGGRKALVPGCAGRETARQTHFRIFRTDGPGKHPMARPGILAGNPVHEDIVEAVSLAPPAFLVNTLLTPGKRLFDLVAGHWQKAHEEGCARYAKHFRVRISKRYPLVVASAGGFPKDINLIQSHKALDNAFLATEPGGVLILLAECPDGFGSPHFFPWFRHKDPDALERELRANYQIYGQTAHAVLAKARACRVILVSSLPPEDVETMGMTPAPSLAEAIRIAKTILGELPVPLVIPDAGFVLPDPSA; the protein is encoded by the coding sequence ATGAAGGAATCCCGGATCGTCCTCCGATACGGCAAGGAGTCCCTGCCGCTCCCGGCCGGGTTTTTCCCACGGGTGGACCTCCTCATGGCGAAACCACAGCCGCTTCCTCCGTCGGAAGACGGGCACATCGGGCGCCGGATGGCCCGGCCGGCAGGGTCTCTCCCGTTGTCCCGGCTGGTCAACCGGGGCGACCGGGTCGCCGTGGCGATCTCGGACGTCACACGCTACAGCGCCACCGAAATCATCCTTCCGTTCCTCCTGCGCGAAACGGACGCCGCGGGCGTGCCGCGGGACCGCGTTACGCTCTTCGTCGCCCGGGGGACCCACCGCTCCATGACGGAAACCGAGGTGCGGGAGGCGGTCGGGCCGGAGATCGACTCGGGGATCCGCGTAGAGCAGTCGGACCCGGACGGTGACCTCGCCGACCTCGGGACAACCGCCCGCGGCACCAAGGTTCTCGTCTCCCGGCGGCTGATGGAGCACGACCGGATCGTCCTGACGGGGACGATCTCCTTCCACTACTTCGCCGGGTTCGGCGGCGGCCGCAAGGCGCTGGTGCCCGGATGTGCGGGAAGGGAGACGGCCCGCCAGACGCACTTCCGGATCTTCCGGACCGACGGCCCGGGGAAGCACCCGATGGCGCGACCCGGGATCCTGGCGGGCAATCCGGTCCACGAGGACATCGTCGAGGCCGTTTCGCTGGCACCGCCGGCATTCCTGGTGAACACGCTTCTGACCCCCGGGAAGCGGCTTTTCGACCTGGTGGCCGGGCACTGGCAGAAGGCCCATGAAGAGGGGTGCGCGCGGTACGCGAAGCATTTCCGGGTGCGGATCTCGAAGCGATATCCCCTCGTGGTCGCCTCCGCGGGCGGCTTCCCGAAGGACATCAACCTGATCCAGTCCCACAAGGCGCTGGACAATGCGTTCCTCGCGACGGAGCCCGGCGGGGTGCTGATCCTGCTCGCGGAGTGCCCGGACGGCTTCGGCAGCCCGCACTTCTTCCCCTGGTTCCGCCACAAGGATCCCGACGCGCTGGAGCGGGAGCTGCGCGCGAATTACCAGATCTACGGACAGACCGCGCACGCCGTCCTCGCCAAGGCCCGCGCGTGCCGCGTGATCCTCGTCTCTTCCCTGCCCCCGGAGGACGTGGAGACGATGGGAATGACCCCGGCGCCGTCGCTCGCGGAGGCGATCCGCATCGCGAAAACGATCCTCGGCGAGCTGCCCGTCCCCCTCGTCATCCCCGACGCGGGCTTCGTCCTCCCGGACCCGTCCGCGTGA
- a CDS encoding ABC transporter ATP-binding protein encodes MSHHLLEFKDVRYRYPDGTEALKGVTFLITHGESVGIVGANGAGKSTLLLHMNGHLLPTSGAVTVGEVPLGKETRPEIRRKVGVVFQNPDDQLFMPTVFDDVAFGPLNLGLPPDRVRERVHEALRQVGALALADKPPHHLSGGEKSAVAIATVIAMEPDILVMDEPAASLDPKARRSVIRLLNSFHHSKIVASHDLDLILDVCARCLVIRDGAIVADGPAAELLSDATLLAENNLELPLTLQGRPSGEGARR; translated from the coding sequence ATGAGCCATCACCTCCTCGAGTTCAAGGATGTCCGCTACCGGTATCCCGACGGCACGGAGGCGTTGAAAGGGGTCACCTTCCTGATCACCCACGGCGAATCGGTCGGCATCGTCGGGGCGAACGGCGCGGGGAAATCGACCTTGCTCCTCCACATGAACGGGCACCTGCTTCCGACGTCCGGCGCCGTGACGGTCGGGGAGGTTCCGCTCGGGAAGGAAACCCGGCCCGAGATCCGCCGGAAGGTCGGCGTCGTCTTCCAGAACCCCGACGACCAGCTCTTCATGCCGACCGTGTTCGACGATGTGGCCTTCGGCCCCTTGAACCTCGGCCTTCCGCCCGACCGCGTCCGGGAGCGGGTACACGAGGCCCTTCGGCAGGTGGGCGCCCTCGCGCTCGCCGACAAGCCGCCGCATCACCTTTCGGGAGGGGAGAAAAGCGCCGTGGCGATCGCCACGGTGATCGCGATGGAGCCGGATATCCTCGTCATGGACGAACCGGCCGCCAGCCTCGATCCGAAGGCGCGACGGTCCGTCATCCGGTTGCTGAACAGCTTCCACCACTCGAAGATCGTCGCGTCGCACGACCTCGACCTGATCCTCGACGTCTGCGCCCGATGCCTCGTGATCCGGGACGGCGCGATCGTGGCCGACGGTCCCGCGGCGGAACTCCTCTCCGACGCGACGCTGCTCGCGGAGAACAACCTGGAACTTCCGCTGACCCTCCAGGGACGGCCCTCCGGGGAAGGGGCGCGCCGATGA
- the cbiQ gene encoding cobalt ECF transporter T component CbiQ: MSFEAAYSGIGRLDRLSYGNTVVHRLDPRAKVVATMAFAVVVVSFPRYEVLSLLPFFLFPVLIGALADIPAGFIARKVVAVSPFAIFIGMFNPLFDPATVAIAPGVSISAGWFSFASILVKFALTISAALLLIATTSFPGICRGLRRLGLPALFVSQLLFLYRYLFVLLEEAMRVVRARDMRSFGNRGAGVRVFVRIVGTLFLRTVERAERIYGAMLARGFRGELPSMRREALRPADAVFVLATGCFIALCRVIPVPQAIGRLLGGVAG; this comes from the coding sequence ATGAGCTTCGAAGCCGCATATTCCGGCATCGGCCGGCTGGACCGCCTCTCCTACGGGAACACGGTCGTCCACCGGTTGGACCCGCGCGCGAAAGTGGTAGCGACGATGGCGTTCGCGGTCGTCGTCGTCTCCTTCCCGCGGTACGAGGTCCTTTCCCTTCTCCCTTTCTTCCTGTTTCCGGTCCTGATCGGGGCCCTCGCCGACATCCCGGCCGGATTCATCGCCAGGAAGGTCGTCGCGGTCTCCCCCTTCGCCATATTCATCGGGATGTTCAATCCCCTGTTCGACCCGGCGACCGTCGCAATCGCCCCCGGCGTGTCGATCTCCGCCGGCTGGTTCTCCTTCGCGTCGATCCTCGTGAAGTTCGCGCTGACGATCAGCGCGGCCCTGCTGCTGATCGCGACCACCTCCTTCCCCGGGATCTGCCGGGGTCTGCGCCGGCTGGGGCTCCCGGCCCTCTTCGTGTCCCAGCTCCTGTTCCTGTACCGGTACCTTTTCGTCCTCCTGGAAGAGGCGATGCGCGTCGTGCGCGCGCGGGACATGCGCTCCTTCGGAAACCGGGGCGCCGGCGTGCGGGTCTTCGTCCGCATCGTGGGCACCCTCTTCCTGCGCACCGTGGAGCGGGCGGAGCGGATCTACGGGGCGATGCTGGCGCGGGGATTCCGGGGAGAACTCCCCTCGATGCGGCGCGAGGCGTTGCGGCCCGCCGACGCCGTCTTCGTGCTGGCGACCGGCTGCTTCATCGCCCTGTGCCGGGTCATCCCCGTGCCGCAGGCGATCGGACGCCTCCTCGGGGGGGTGGCCGGATGA
- a CDS encoding energy-coupling factor ABC transporter permease, with product MHMADALLSPAVGAAFWAGTIGTIGYASKKLKTHLDDRKIPLMGVLGAFIFASQMINFTIPGTGSSGHLGGGMILAVLLGPHAAFLVMSSVLTVQALFFADGGLLALGCNIWNLGIYPCYIAFPLVYRPLAGDGRSPRRLFSASMAGAIVGLQMGAASVVLETVLSGKTGLPLGTFLLMMQPIHLAIGIVEGFVTAGVIHYVREARPEILDRPGSSSPLAAGISFRNVIIGFLALAIVTGGALSWLASTRPDGLEWSIGKITGKGNLPEQEHGIPATLKSVQEKTAFLPEYGFKPPANEPKEKKEETPAWPAVDAGTSVSGLVGGGVVLALAFGIGWIIRALRRRSAP from the coding sequence ATGCACATGGCGGACGCTCTGCTCTCCCCCGCGGTGGGAGCCGCGTTCTGGGCCGGAACGATCGGGACGATCGGATACGCCTCGAAGAAGCTCAAGACGCACCTCGACGACAGGAAGATCCCCCTGATGGGAGTGCTGGGCGCCTTCATCTTCGCGTCCCAGATGATCAACTTCACGATCCCGGGAACCGGATCGAGCGGACATCTCGGGGGAGGGATGATCCTCGCGGTCCTGCTCGGACCGCACGCCGCCTTCCTGGTCATGTCCTCGGTGCTGACGGTACAGGCGCTCTTCTTCGCCGACGGTGGGTTGCTCGCCCTCGGATGCAACATCTGGAATCTCGGGATCTACCCGTGCTACATCGCCTTCCCGCTGGTCTACCGGCCGCTCGCAGGGGACGGCCGGAGCCCGAGGCGGCTCTTTTCCGCATCGATGGCGGGCGCGATCGTCGGATTGCAGATGGGCGCCGCCTCGGTCGTCCTCGAAACGGTGCTGTCGGGCAAGACCGGGCTCCCGCTCGGCACCTTCCTCCTGATGATGCAGCCGATCCACCTGGCGATCGGGATCGTCGAGGGATTCGTCACGGCGGGGGTGATCCATTACGTCCGGGAGGCCCGACCGGAGATCCTCGACCGCCCGGGTTCCTCCTCGCCGCTCGCGGCGGGGATCTCCTTCCGGAATGTCATCATCGGCTTCCTCGCCCTGGCGATCGTCACGGGAGGGGCGCTCTCCTGGCTCGCATCGACCCGGCCGGACGGCCTGGAGTGGTCGATCGGAAAGATCACCGGGAAAGGGAATCTCCCGGAACAGGAGCACGGCATTCCGGCGACGTTGAAGAGCGTGCAGGAGAAGACCGCTTTCCTTCCCGAGTACGGCTTCAAACCGCCGGCGAACGAACCGAAGGAGAAAAAGGAGGAGACGCCGGCCTGGCCGGCCGTCGATGCGGGCACCTCGGTCTCGGGCCTGGTCGGCGGCGGGGTCGTGCTCGCGTTGGCGTTCGGCATAGGGTGGATCATCCGGGCCCTCCGGAGAAGAAGCGCTCCGTAG
- the nikR gene encoding nickel-responsive transcriptional regulator NikR has translation MSGITRFGVSLDERLLAKFDRLIGGKGYANRSEAIRDLIRESLVREQWELGDADAVGTLTLVYDHETRELEERLTELQHAHYQTIVSTLHVHLDPHHCLEVLVLRGKATLLKSIADKLIGTRGVKHGTFSATAEGKALG, from the coding sequence TTGTCCGGCATAACCCGGTTCGGGGTTTCCCTCGATGAACGGCTGCTGGCGAAATTCGACCGGCTCATCGGCGGGAAGGGGTACGCCAACCGGTCCGAGGCGATCCGCGACCTGATCCGCGAAAGCCTCGTCCGGGAGCAGTGGGAGCTCGGGGACGCCGATGCGGTCGGGACGCTGACGTTGGTATACGACCACGAAACCCGGGAGCTCGAGGAGCGCCTGACCGAGCTTCAGCACGCCCACTACCAGACGATCGTATCGACGCTCCACGTCCACCTGGATCCGCACCATTGCCTGGAGGTACTTGTTCTGCGCGGGAAGGCGACACTGCTGAAGTCCATCGCCGACAAGCTGATCGGAACGCGTGGAGTCAAGCACGGGACGTTCTCTGCCACCGCCGAGGGGAAGGCGCTGGGGTAG